In the Hordeum vulgare subsp. vulgare chromosome 7H, MorexV3_pseudomolecules_assembly, whole genome shotgun sequence genome, one interval contains:
- the LOC123409756 gene encoding uncharacterized protein LOC123409756 has product MPRIPMIRFPKRHLKVPSPPAAQPADQHATLMSRLGAKVDAPSSGEKKNYRFRSDVPPAPSHNAVGGPASQLPKRKPLSEEEIEAIMQGGVF; this is encoded by the exons ATGCCGCGCATTCCAATGATCAGATTCCCCAAGAGGCATCTCAAAGTCCCATCCCCACCAG CGGCGCAGCCTGCAGATCAGCACGCGACCCTCATGTCCCGATTGG GAGCTAAAGTAGATGCACCATCTTCTGGAGAGAAAAAAAATTACCGCTTTAGATCAGATGTGCCACCCGCACCTTCTCATAATGCTGTTGGAGGGCCAGCTTCACAACTTCCCAAGCGCAAACCACTCTCTGAGGAAGAGATTGAAGCTATCATG CAAGGCGGTGTCTTCTGA
- the LOC123411205 gene encoding uncharacterized membrane protein YuiD: MAMTQSSFARRPPPPSAALTSPSSPASSSSWHPPRRGPRRRRALTAASSLHFRPEDVAELAHNKVLIAATAASVIGQLAKPFTSGRDVGKIDIIRVAAQSGGMPSTHSAAVVAVTTSLALERGFADSIFGMSVVFASIVMYDAQGVRREVGKHARLLNKLWTLREQTTPDEEDGGGPVNSSSESLPANREMAAEPVFVPQDVTELAEEYNRLSESVGHTEAQVMVGALLGFVVSLAVHATL; encoded by the exons ATGGCCATGACCCAGTCATCCTTCGCTCGCCGCCCCCCACCCCCCTCCGCGGCGctcacctctccctcctccccggcctcctcctcctcctggcaccCCCCGAGGCGCgggccgcgccgccgccgggccCTCACGGCCGCGTCCTCCCTCCATTTCCGGCCGGAGGACGTCGCCGAGCTCGCGCATAACAAG GTCTTGattgcggcgacggcggcgagtgTGATCGGGCAGCTGGCCAAGCCCTTCACCTCCGGCAGGGACGTGGGCAAAATCGACATCATCAGGGTCGCCGCCCAGTCAGGGGGGATGCCCTCCACCCACTCAGCG GCGGTTGTGGCTGTGACTACCTCGCTTGCGCTAGAAAG GGGGTTTGCTGACTCCATATTTGGGATGTCGGTGGTATTTGCCTCGATTGTAATGTATGATGCTCAG GGAGTCAGAAGAGAAGTGGGCAAGCATGCGAGGCTTTTGAACAAGCTATGGACCCTACGGGAGCAGACGACTCCAGATGAGGAGGACGGCGGTGGCCCGGTAAATTCCAGCTCCGAATCCCTCCCCGCAAACCGCGAGATGGCTGcggagcctgtttttgttcctcagGATGTAACTGAGTTAGCAGAGGAGTATAACCGGTTGAGTGAATCCGTCGGCCACACGGAGGCGCAGGTCATGGTTGGCGCCTTGCTAGGTTTTGTTGTAAGCTTAGCCGTCCACGCGACACTGTAA
- the LOC123411549 gene encoding NAC domain-containing protein 76: MHPSGGVLSVPPGFRFHPTDEELLYYYLRKKVAYEAIDLDVIREIDLNKLEPWDLKDRCRIGTGPQNEWYFFSHKDKKYPTGTRTNRATTAGFWKATGRDKAIFLGSGARRIGMRKTLVFYVGRAPHGKKTDWIMHEYRLDEDNVEVQEDGWVVCRVFTKKSYTRGMNPAEMAGYDDDELLHPFPVPASATGAMQMTTDQKHMMHNHGPGHLMQQHGQQHYDFPSFDVSMQLPQLMSAEHEQQTLSSFLPGAGAPDAVAMSSLDVQCSQNLMKLTSSGTNGMLHHSGGGGDPRFPGTDWSILDKLLASHQNLDQLFQGKVAAAAAASMAPYQQQQLMEQLGGSSSSTSSMQRMPLQYLGCEAADLLRFSK, translated from the exons ATGCATCCGAGTGGCGGCGTGCTGTCGGTGCCACCGGGCTTCCGGTTCCATCCGACGGACGAGGAGCTCCTGTACTACTACCTGAGGAAGAAGGTCGCTTATGAGGCCATAGATCTTGACGTCATCAGGGAGATCGACCTCAACAAGCTTGAGCCATGGGATCTCAAAG ATCGGTGCAGGATCGGCACGGGGCCGCAGAACGAGTGGTACTTCTTCAGCCACAAGGACAAGAAGTACCCGACGGGGACGAGGACGAACCGGGCCACCACGGCGGGGTTCTGGAAGGCGACGGGCCGCGACAAGGCCATCTTCCTCGGCAGCGGCGCCAGGAGGATCGGCATGAGGAAGACGCTCGTGTTCTACGTCGGGAGGGCTCCCCACGGCAAGAAGACGGACTGGATCATGCACGAGTACCGCCTCGACGAAGACAACGTTGAGGTCCAG GAAGATGGCTGGGTGGTGTGTAGGGTTTTCACGAAGAAGAGCTACACGAGAGGCATGAACCCGGCGGAGATGGCGGGGTACGACGACGACGAGCTCCTCCACCCTTTCCCGGTCCCAGCTTCCGCCACCGGTGCAATGCAAATGACCACGGACCAGaagcacatgatgcacaaccatgGTCCCGGCCACCTCATGCAGCAGCACGGCCAGCAGCACTACGACTTCCCTTCCTTCGACGTGTCCATGCAGCTCCCGCAGCTCATGAGCGCCGAGCACGAGCAGCAGAcgctctcctccttcctccccggCGCCGGCGCACCGGACGCCGTCGCCATGAGCTCGCTCGACGTCCAGTGCTCACAGAACCTGATGAAGCTCACGTCGAGCGGCACCAACGGAATGCTCCACCACAGCGGCGGCGGAGGCGACCCCCGCTTCCCCGGCACGGATTGGTCCATCCTGGACAAGCTCCTCGCCTCGCACCAGAACCTGGACCAGCTCTTCCAGGGCAAGGTGGCCGCCGCAGCAGCAGCATCAATGGCGccttatcagcagcagcagctcaTGGAGCAGCTtggaggcagcagcagcagcacctccTCCATGCAGAGGATGCCACTGCAGTACCTCGGCTGTGAGGCCGCCGACCTCCTCAGGTTCTCCAAGTAG